Proteins encoded together in one Impatiens glandulifera chromosome 1, dImpGla2.1, whole genome shotgun sequence window:
- the LOC124919677 gene encoding kelch domain-containing protein 3-like isoform X1: MRWEELQIQPTVTGGPGKRWGHTCNSVNGGKLLYVFGGYGQDNRQTNQVHIFDTVRNTWSEPEMKGVPPLPRDSHSCTTVGHNLLVFGGTDGTSPFNDLHVLDTSSNTWILPSVRGEAPRAREGHSASVVGNCLFIFGGSGKSAHTSEAEYYNDLFILNTDTFVWKCAQTSGIPPVKRCTHTCSSWKNKIIVIGGEDSNDYYLSDVHILDTDTLVWKKLSTSGQPFSPRAGHSTVAFGKNLFVFGGFADESSLYDDIFMLDIDTGVWTKLMVAGSGPSARFSSAGDIIDQSNSSIIVLIGGCNKNLEALGDMYYMHTGLANEECERRLEKLSLRKQLKLKCQEQNMLLPFIHDKASVRIDTPVTHTPEPLSNFAQSNRYNVNPNAYEPLPGRTIFQARVTKNLQVGYTIETIINGKLLCGVLFSNNPSTNADKYNLKRKRVAAEEDGAKLNNDQKSNVEAIPTPMHDSVQEMQATNIHRLKMEASCITGMKSPEFDGSQLQQAEDADSHFLSEKEKQEGAVN; encoded by the exons ATGAGGTGGGAAGAACTGCAGATTCAGCCTACGGTAACGGGTGGGCCAGGGAAGAGGTGGGGTCACACCTGTAATTCTGTTAATGGAGGCAAGCTTCTCTATGTCTTCGGCGGCTATGGCCAAGATAACCGTCAAACAAACCAAGTACACATCTTTGATACTG TTAGAAATACTTGGAGTGAACCAGAGATGAAAGGAGTTCCTCCACTGCCAAGGGATAGTCATAGCTGCACCACTGTTGGGCATAACCTGCTTGTGTTTGGTGGTACAGATGGAACAAGCCCTTTTAATGACTTGCATGTACTAGACACTT CCTCAAATACTTGGATCTTGCCAAGTGTAAGAGGTGAGGCACCTCGAGCACGGGAAGGACACAGTGCTTCAGTCGTCGGGAATTGCCTTTTCATCTTTGGTGGTAGTGGAAAGTCTGCTCATACTTCTGAAGCTGAATACTATAATGATCTCTTCATCTTGAATACTG ACACTTTTGTATGGAAGTGTGCCCAAACATCTGGCATTCCACCAGTTAAACGGTGTACCCATACTTGTTCATCCTGGAAGAACAAAATCATTGTAATTGGTGGTGAAGACTCCAATGACTATTATCTCTCTGATGTTCACATTCTTGATACAG ATACCCTTGTTTGGAAGAAACTAAGCACTTCAGGACAACCCTTTTCACCTCGAGCTGGACATTCAACAGTTGCATTTGGCAAGAACTTATTTGTCTTTGGTGGTTTTGCGGATGAGTCAAGCCTATATGATGATATTTTCATGCTTGATATTG ATACTGGTGTATGGACCAAGCTGATGGTTGCAGGTAGTGGACCTTCTGCCAGGTTTTCATCTGCTGGAGACATCATAGATCAATCTAACAGTAGTATTATTGTACTTATTGGTGGTTGCAACAAGAATCTTGAAGCATTGGGTGACATGTATTACATGCATACAG GGCTTGCAAACGAAGAATGTGAAAGAAGGCTGGAGAAGTTATCTTTGAGGAAGCAACTAAAGTTGAAGTGCCAGGAACAGAATATGCTTCTACCTTTTATACATGACAAAGCTTCAGTCAGAATTGACACGCCTGTTACTCATACACCAGAACCCTTGTCAAACTTTGCACAATCAA ACAGGTATAATGTGAACCCGAATGCATATGAGCCCCTTCCTGGAAGAACGATTTTTCAAGCCAGGGTCACCAAAAATCTCCAAGTTGGATATACCATTGAAACTATTATAAATGGGAAGCTTCTTTGTGGAGTGTTATTTTCTAACAATCCAAGCACCAATGCCGACAAATATAACCTTAAAAG AAAAAGGGTAGCAGCAGAAGAAGATGGTGCTAAGCTTAACAATGATCAGAAGTCCAATGTGGAAGCTATCCCAACCCCCATGCATGATTCAGTGCAGGAAATGCAGGCCACTAATATTCACAGGCTTAAAATGGAAGCCAGTTGTATTACTGGTATGAAGAGCCCAGAATTTGATGGTTCCCAACTCCAGCAG GCAGAAGACGCAGACTCGCATTTCTTAAGTGAAAAGGAGAAACAGGAAGGAGCTGTTAACTAG
- the LOC124919677 gene encoding kelch domain-containing protein 3-like isoform X2: MRWEELQIQPTVTGGPGKRWGHTCNSVNGGKLLYVFGGYGQDNRQTNQVHIFDTVRNTWSEPEMKGVPPLPRDSHSCTTVGHNLLVFGGTDGTSPFNDLHVLDTSSNTWILPSVRGEAPRAREGHSASVVGNCLFIFGGSGKSAHTSEAEYYNDLFILNTDTFVWKCAQTSGIPPVKRCTHTCSSWKNKIIVIGGEDSNDYYLSDVHILDTDTLVWKKLSTSGQPFSPRAGHSTVAFGKNLFVFGGFADESSLYDDIFMLDIDTGVWTKLMVAGSGPSARFSSAGDIIDQSNSSIIVLIGGCNKNLEALGDMYYMHTGLANEECERRLEKLSLRKQLKLKCQEQNMLLPFIHDKASVRIDTPVTHTPEPLSNFAQSNRYNVNPNAYEPLPGRTIFQARVTKNLQVGYTIETIINGKLLCGVLFSNNPSTNADKYNLKRKRVAAEEDGAKLNNDQKSNVEAIPTPMHDSVQEMQATNIHRLKMEASCITGMKSPEFDGSQLQQKSWIEKGLLLKVSDNP; this comes from the exons ATGAGGTGGGAAGAACTGCAGATTCAGCCTACGGTAACGGGTGGGCCAGGGAAGAGGTGGGGTCACACCTGTAATTCTGTTAATGGAGGCAAGCTTCTCTATGTCTTCGGCGGCTATGGCCAAGATAACCGTCAAACAAACCAAGTACACATCTTTGATACTG TTAGAAATACTTGGAGTGAACCAGAGATGAAAGGAGTTCCTCCACTGCCAAGGGATAGTCATAGCTGCACCACTGTTGGGCATAACCTGCTTGTGTTTGGTGGTACAGATGGAACAAGCCCTTTTAATGACTTGCATGTACTAGACACTT CCTCAAATACTTGGATCTTGCCAAGTGTAAGAGGTGAGGCACCTCGAGCACGGGAAGGACACAGTGCTTCAGTCGTCGGGAATTGCCTTTTCATCTTTGGTGGTAGTGGAAAGTCTGCTCATACTTCTGAAGCTGAATACTATAATGATCTCTTCATCTTGAATACTG ACACTTTTGTATGGAAGTGTGCCCAAACATCTGGCATTCCACCAGTTAAACGGTGTACCCATACTTGTTCATCCTGGAAGAACAAAATCATTGTAATTGGTGGTGAAGACTCCAATGACTATTATCTCTCTGATGTTCACATTCTTGATACAG ATACCCTTGTTTGGAAGAAACTAAGCACTTCAGGACAACCCTTTTCACCTCGAGCTGGACATTCAACAGTTGCATTTGGCAAGAACTTATTTGTCTTTGGTGGTTTTGCGGATGAGTCAAGCCTATATGATGATATTTTCATGCTTGATATTG ATACTGGTGTATGGACCAAGCTGATGGTTGCAGGTAGTGGACCTTCTGCCAGGTTTTCATCTGCTGGAGACATCATAGATCAATCTAACAGTAGTATTATTGTACTTATTGGTGGTTGCAACAAGAATCTTGAAGCATTGGGTGACATGTATTACATGCATACAG GGCTTGCAAACGAAGAATGTGAAAGAAGGCTGGAGAAGTTATCTTTGAGGAAGCAACTAAAGTTGAAGTGCCAGGAACAGAATATGCTTCTACCTTTTATACATGACAAAGCTTCAGTCAGAATTGACACGCCTGTTACTCATACACCAGAACCCTTGTCAAACTTTGCACAATCAA ACAGGTATAATGTGAACCCGAATGCATATGAGCCCCTTCCTGGAAGAACGATTTTTCAAGCCAGGGTCACCAAAAATCTCCAAGTTGGATATACCATTGAAACTATTATAAATGGGAAGCTTCTTTGTGGAGTGTTATTTTCTAACAATCCAAGCACCAATGCCGACAAATATAACCTTAAAAG AAAAAGGGTAGCAGCAGAAGAAGATGGTGCTAAGCTTAACAATGATCAGAAGTCCAATGTGGAAGCTATCCCAACCCCCATGCATGATTCAGTGCAGGAAATGCAGGCCACTAATATTCACAGGCTTAAAATGGAAGCCAGTTGTATTACTGGTATGAAGAGCCCAGAATTTGATGGTTCCCAACTCCAGCAG AAATCTTGGATTGAAAAGGGTTTGTTGTTAAAGGTTTCAGACAACCCATAA